Proteins encoded in a region of the Corallococcus caeni genome:
- the traC gene encoding outer membrane exchange accessory lipoprotein TraC → MRRVSSPARIPPAPSRWLSALALLSLVLLSGCSAFSRAVREGDGAVKERHWAEAEAAYLRALAADPEASEITVKLRAVRKEWGAEVYQEAGAAHASGDLPSATKLLVRVLELDPDHEGARALLAQTLEARVGVALGLLKEEKLQDARAELDAVLAVSPDHVNARKGVDAVQVAWAKRFFASADTLEKAGKLGNALVAYVRADQERVGATAARERAEAVRQRLRDEVAFLVVATPVEDNAQAPDVAQRLSAGRLAAALPTKLPLKVVTEAPPGRVGVKLDLALERVLPLKAVEDSQRSQRYLAGNRSVPNPRRGDYEKKLLETERTLEGVERKQAAVLREYLRAQVELGTLRDAAERCREREKRECRAAIQECGEEARDAKSPGKMPSECDPERCSGQCTQDEGLMVQKAKAARVLEVAVQAALDKAELQRAEVQRNRDAVFREPITVEEPMYSDFVYDVQLHRLTVTATVTAVMRDLLTPQQVAAPNTQDYAVLHEDLAHKGYDRYGVLADPVQLRNELELRVDAGDKAVADVAKHVKERFDLYRGKRVEDARRGMVRPGAEDVVETAVRALLLTADAPPQDILQPVARARGLTKPEALLGIGQ, encoded by the coding sequence ATGCGGCGCGTGAGCTCCCCCGCCCGAATCCCCCCCGCCCCCTCCCGCTGGCTGAGCGCCCTGGCCCTGCTGTCGCTGGTGCTGCTCAGTGGCTGTTCCGCCTTCTCCCGCGCGGTGCGCGAGGGCGACGGCGCCGTGAAGGAGCGCCACTGGGCGGAAGCCGAGGCCGCCTACCTGCGCGCCCTGGCCGCGGATCCGGAGGCGTCCGAAATCACCGTGAAGCTGCGCGCGGTGCGCAAGGAGTGGGGCGCGGAGGTGTACCAGGAGGCCGGCGCCGCCCACGCCTCCGGGGACCTGCCGTCCGCCACCAAGCTGCTGGTGCGCGTGCTGGAGCTGGACCCCGACCACGAGGGGGCTCGCGCGCTGCTCGCGCAGACGCTGGAGGCGCGCGTGGGCGTGGCCCTGGGGCTGCTCAAGGAGGAGAAGCTCCAGGATGCTCGCGCGGAGCTGGACGCGGTGCTGGCCGTGTCGCCGGACCACGTGAACGCTCGCAAGGGCGTGGACGCGGTGCAGGTGGCGTGGGCGAAGCGCTTCTTCGCCAGCGCGGACACGCTGGAGAAGGCGGGCAAGCTGGGCAACGCGCTCGTGGCCTACGTGCGCGCGGACCAGGAGCGCGTGGGCGCCACCGCGGCCCGTGAGCGCGCGGAGGCCGTGCGGCAGCGGCTGCGCGACGAGGTGGCCTTCCTGGTGGTGGCCACGCCCGTGGAGGACAACGCCCAGGCCCCCGACGTGGCGCAGCGGCTGAGCGCGGGACGGCTGGCCGCGGCGCTCCCCACGAAGCTGCCCCTGAAGGTCGTGACGGAGGCGCCCCCGGGCCGCGTGGGCGTGAAGCTGGACCTGGCCCTGGAGCGCGTGCTGCCGCTCAAGGCGGTGGAGGACTCCCAGCGCAGCCAGCGCTACCTCGCGGGCAACCGCTCCGTGCCCAACCCCAGGCGCGGCGACTACGAGAAGAAGCTGTTGGAGACGGAGCGCACCCTGGAGGGCGTGGAGCGCAAGCAGGCCGCGGTGCTGCGCGAGTACCTGCGCGCCCAGGTGGAACTGGGCACGCTGCGCGACGCCGCCGAGCGCTGCCGCGAGCGGGAGAAGCGCGAGTGCCGCGCGGCCATCCAGGAGTGCGGCGAGGAGGCTCGCGACGCGAAGAGCCCGGGCAAGATGCCCAGCGAGTGCGACCCGGAGCGGTGCTCGGGGCAGTGCACGCAGGACGAGGGCCTGATGGTGCAGAAGGCCAAGGCGGCGCGCGTGCTGGAGGTGGCCGTGCAGGCGGCGCTGGACAAGGCGGAGCTCCAGCGCGCCGAGGTGCAGCGCAACCGCGACGCCGTCTTCCGCGAGCCCATCACCGTGGAGGAGCCCATGTACTCGGACTTCGTCTACGACGTGCAGCTGCACCGGCTGACGGTGACGGCCACCGTGACGGCGGTGATGCGCGACCTCTTGACGCCCCAGCAGGTGGCCGCGCCCAACACGCAGGACTACGCGGTGCTGCACGAGGACCTGGCCCACAAGGGCTATGACCGCTACGGCGTGCTGGCGGACCCCGTGCAGCTTCGCAACGAGCTGGAGCTGCGCGTGGACGCGGGCGACAAGGCCGTCGCGGACGTGGCGAAGCACGTGAAGGAGCGCTTCGACCTGTACCGCGGCAAGCGCGTGGAGGACGCCCGGCGCGGCATGGTGCGCCCCGGCGCCGAGGACGTGGTGGAGACCGCCGTGCGCGCGCTGCTGCTCACCGCGGACGCGCCCCCGCAGGACATCCTCCAGCCCGTCGCCCGCGCGCGCGGCCTCACGAAGCCCGAGGCCCTCCTCGGCATCGGGCAGTAG
- a CDS encoding FRG domain-containing protein produces MQERRVTSWLELQDLLFAGSWNEPLGRFRTSFVFRGVPDAKLDLTATLNRQGAFVRQERDLLRAFRKYARGVPGTERLTSIWDWLALAQHHGMPTRLLDWTFSPYVALHFMTERTDLLAEDGAIWCVDYHQTNEQLPRPLREQLRLEGADVFTAEMLASVAGDLAAFDGLGTHPFVLFFEPPSLDARIVNQFALFSVMNGPELSLNDFLGHQHQGVRRLVVPAKLKWEVRDKLDQANITERVLFPGLDGLSRWLRRYYAPRPR; encoded by the coding sequence ATGCAGGAGCGTCGTGTCACATCGTGGTTGGAGCTGCAGGACCTGTTGTTCGCGGGCTCGTGGAACGAGCCGCTGGGCCGGTTCCGCACGAGCTTCGTGTTCCGGGGGGTCCCGGACGCGAAGCTGGATTTGACGGCGACGCTCAACCGCCAGGGTGCGTTCGTGCGCCAGGAGCGGGACCTGCTGCGGGCCTTCCGCAAGTACGCGCGGGGTGTGCCGGGCACGGAGCGGCTGACGTCCATCTGGGACTGGCTGGCGCTGGCGCAGCACCACGGGATGCCCACGCGGCTGCTGGACTGGACGTTCAGCCCGTACGTGGCGCTGCACTTCATGACGGAGCGCACGGACCTGCTGGCGGAGGACGGCGCCATCTGGTGCGTGGACTATCACCAGACGAACGAGCAGTTGCCCAGGCCGCTGCGGGAGCAGTTGCGGCTGGAGGGCGCGGACGTGTTCACGGCGGAGATGCTGGCGTCGGTGGCCGGGGACCTGGCGGCGTTCGACGGGCTGGGGACGCACCCCTTCGTGTTGTTCTTCGAGCCGCCGTCGCTGGACGCGCGCATCGTGAACCAGTTCGCGCTGTTCTCGGTGATGAACGGGCCGGAGCTGAGCCTCAACGACTTCCTGGGGCACCAGCACCAGGGGGTGCGCAGGCTCGTGGTGCCGGCGAAGCTCAAGTGGGAGGTCCGCGACAAGCTCGACCAGGCGAACATCACCGAGC